The nucleotide sequence ACGCGCGAACAACGTCTGCGTGCGGAAGTCGCAGAAGCAGAGCACCGCAAGGTCTTCGAACGAGCGCAGGAACTCGTCTATGCCAGTTCGGTCAGTTTAGCCTCGCGCCATCTGCAGACGGGCGATAGCGAACAAGCCAATCGACTGCTGGAAGCCTGGATTCCCACACAGGGGACCACTGATCGACGAGGAATCGAATGGCATCTTCTCCGTGGTCAACGGAGCAATTTCGGCGAAGAGCTTCTACAGCTTGGCCACGATGTCTCTTCCGTCCGAATTTCTCCTGACAACACATACCTTGTGACTGGCACAGATGGAGGGCTTATCTGGAAATATAGTCTGGTGGAAAACCGTCCGCTGGATTGCTGGATTTCAAGACTGGAAGATATTAGACGGATGGCATTCAACGAGAATGGATCTCTTCTGGCCATCGTCAGCTATCAAGCAGAAGTCGTAGTCCTCGACACGAAATCCGGCGAAACAGTCCTGCGGTGTCCCCCCCCGGAATTCCCTACCAAGAATGCAGCGGCCTGCTTTTTCCGAGGGAGTTTACTCACGTCCGGGAATCGAAACCACATTTCTGTGTGGGACTTGGATACGGGTCACAGGTCTCATCTCTGGTCGATGCCATGCGAACTGATTCTGGACATCGCGTGCACCGGGGACCAAAGCTTTCTAGCAGTTCTTTGTGATTATGGCACCGATGAAATGATCCGCGTCAATTTGATGACGGAAGTGGGGCAGACCGTTCCCACCCGCCTGATTCCGTTGGGCTTTCAACCAAATTCAATTGCGATTCACCCGGACAGTAAGCATATCGCGGTCGGCGGAGTTCGTGGGGAGCTGGAAATCTGGGATAGCCGAACTTCTGTCCAAATACGAAAATGGACTCTCGTTGAGAAGTTGAACGAACTGAGCTTCAGCCCCGATGGCAAATTTCTGGCTGTTGCCGAGCGATCCGGCGCGATTCACGTTGTGGATTGGCGAAACGCTGAGAAGCCATCGGTCGATCAAAATCATCGTGGATATTTTCATTGGGCCGCGCATCCTCGGCCCGCTCGTAGCGTGGTCTTCACAGCCGACGGTCGACATGTCATATCGGCAGGTTTCGACGGTCGTGTCATCAAATGGCCGCGAGTTAAAAACCCCACCGCCCGACTGACGGTCGGAGAAAAACCCTGGGACATGGTAACCCTTCCGTCGATGGCGGCGTTGGCTTCTTTCTGTGACGAGCGACTGCAGCTCCATTCGCTGGCTGATCTGCAGCCGGTAACAGAAATTACGTTATCCAGTGAACATGGTCCGATCTGCGCTGCGGTGGCCTCAGCCTCCGGGAACAGGTTGGCTGTCAGCACCCGGTCGAAAACAATCCTTGTCGGAAAGACCGAACCTCACCTTACGCTCTTGCCGGTCGCCAAGGAGACCTCGCAAGGCAACAATCCCCCCATCGTGTCCTTTCTCTCAGACGAGGTGACGCTGGTCGGAATCGATACTTTTCCGGAGTTGCGAGTGCAGGCGTGGAACTGTGACAACCGTCAACGCCTCTTCTCTTATTCGTTGTCCAATGTGGTACCACATCGCCTCACGTTCGACGGTAACGACACCATGTGGACTGTGACGGATTCCAGCCTATTACAAATCAAGCTCAGGACAGGCGAAATTCTTAGGAAGCTTCCCATCCAGGGGCGTGACGCCGGACGCATCGCCGCTTCGGGCGATGGGCAAATGCTGGCCGTCACTTACAGCGACCGACGAATTGAACTGGTCGACGCTGATTCCCACGCCGTCCAGTCGACCATTTTCGGACATGTCGGAACCGTGGAAAAACTTCTCTTCACCAATGACGGGAAGACGCTACTTGCTCTGGATGCCGGTCACAATCTGCGGTTCTGGAATGTCTCTACCGGAACTGAGCTTTTGAGCTGGCATTTCCCGGTCAGAGCATTTGATCTGTCATCTGACAACAAAACGTTGACAATTTTCTACGAAGATCAGTTCGAAAGATTCGATCTGACGTCGCGAGAATAGGCCCTGTTTATTGTCAGAATGTGTCTCTCATTCCGCAGGCGCCCGTCACGATGGATCGAGCCAGCCCGGGCTGCACACCCAGAGCGTAAATCCTGTTTAGCGATCCGCTTCTCACATAGCCTGAAAATGACCCTTTGTGTCCGCCCGGATCATGCAGCCCGTTTCAGCGAGGCATTTTCGGTCGGTCGAGATTCTATGGTATTGGGGACGGTCCGTTTTTTCCGGCTCAGATGATTGAGAAAGTCCAGAAATCCCGGAGCCATCCACTTCATATTCCACAGAAAGTGAGCCAGCAGCCCCACGAGGGGCATGCGGTGATTGTACCTGATGGCTCTGATCGCCTTCCGGGCAACGGCTTCCACGGTCGTGCAGACCCACTGGGGTGGCTCGGGAACCGTCTTCCGTTCCTTGCTGGTGGCACACTTGCGGTACAGATCGGTTTTGACGGGGCCGGGACACAGCGACGTGACGTGCAGCCCGCGGCGTCCGTATTCGGCTCGCAGCGATTCCGAGAAGCCAATCAAACCAAATTTGCTGGTGTGATAGCCGGCAAAGCGGCCTCCTGCCACGAGGCCCGCGATACTGCAAATATTCAGAATATGTCCTTCCGGACGTTCCAGCAGAGACGGCAGTAACTCGCGAGTAATCTGAATCGGAGCGAGCAGATTAATTCCCATTAACCAGTCCCACTGCTCGGCGGTCATCGTATGCGTCGGACCGTAGAAAGCGACGCCCGCGTTGTTCACGAGAATATCGACACCGCCCCACTCTTCTGTAAGTGCCGTGACGGCTGCCGTTATCTCGGCCGGTTTCGTCAGATCGACCTTTCGTGAGGCAGAACTCACACCCAGGGCGCGAATTTCGTCGCCGACGGCAGCCATCCCCTCTGCGTTCACATCCCACAGGTAGACATCGGCACCCTCACGAGCCAGCGCGAGCGCGATTCCACGACCGAGGCCCGACGCACCACCCGTGACCAATGCCTGTTTGCCTCGAATTGATTTCATCAATCTCGTTCCGAATGAGGAGCCATGTAAGCCGTTCAACTGCAATTCTTCGACGCTGCTCGCGTCTGTCATCGGACATCTCATGTCCGTCGCCCGGTCTTCCTCACGACAGGAGTTTGAGGATGGCCTGCTTGACGTAGTCTTCCATCTGATCCCATTCCCTGATCATCTTCTGGATCTGCGGCGGCAGATTCGCTGGTACCGTGGGACCGTTCGTCGGAGGTGGATTGTCAGGCGTGTTGTTAGCCGGAGGTGGCTGAGTCCCGTGGGGGTATTCGATCGGGCCTTCAGGTCCATGGACGGCGTTCGAATACATCAACTGAATCGGTGCCGTGCCACTTCCATCCGCCAGGGGGACTTCTCGAAAGGCGACAGCCAGGTCGACCGCTTCCGAAATCGGATAGTCGGCGATCTCGTCTCCATTGTCAGAGGTCCATCCCAGGAAGCCCTTTCCATTTGGACTTTCGAGTGCATCATCGACATCCGGATCGGTTCGTACTTCCTGCAACTGGTGATAGAACGTCGCGACAACATTCTTCCAGCTGGCGTCGAAGACCGGAATTCCGTTGGTTCGACCACCAGAGAGGCGTTCCGAGTAGACACCGACGGCGTAATAGATCGTGTTGTCGTCAGGCCGGACAGAACCGTGGTAGCCCGCCAGCCCCTCTGTGGAATCCTCGGTCGATCCGCCATTGGGATCTGCCAGAACACATCCTTTGGGAAGCATGAAGTTCACCACCGTGTTGGCAAGATCCCGTCCGGCAAACAAATTCTGGCGATAAAGGCTTTCAATCTGAGCTTCGAGTTCAGCCTTCGTCACACGCTGCGGTTTCCATCCCGTCAGAAAGAACGAACCCACAAACTGTGATGAAATCGGCTTGTTATCAAAGTATTGCAGAAGCACATTGTTCAACCTTCGATCCGCCATTGCTGCGGCAAGCTTTTTGTCGATACTTCGCCAGTCACTCGATTCCCATGCCTCGGAGTCCCCGACATAGATATTCATGTACTTGAGATCGCGGATGGTTCGCCCACCTCGATACTTCAGGTCCTGGGCAGGAGCCGGTGCAACACCATCCGCGATGGCTGCAGCCGAAGCCGACGAGGCGATCTGGTAAGGAGTCCCCGCGTACCCCATACCTGGTCGGCCATTCATCACAGGCATTGCCCGACCGTCGAACTGGCCACCAGCACTGGCCAGCAGCGGATAATTCCCCGCTGCGGGTCGCGTATGAGCCATTTGAGAGACCGCGGCACCCGGTAGAATGCCAAACTGGCCCGCTCTGGCAGCTTGAGCAAGCTGCGGCGGTTGACCCGCAATCGGAGGATTGGAGATCGAACGTGTATTGGTCGGCGGGACGACGCGGTCACGATATGACGAACGCAGGCCCATGGGATCACTGCTGGTGCAGCCAGTGACCCAGGTCATCAATATCATCAGAAATACGGACTTCCGTGCCATTTCATGCGTCCTTCGCAAGAACCGTCTCAGAAAGAAACGGCGATTTCGGCCGCTAGATAGCAAAACGGCCAATTTCTGAATAGGCATCTTCTGCCGGAGCCGAAGCCGGGGATCATCCGTTCCCTCAACTCAGCAACCGCCCATCAGATGGCACGCACGAGATCCAGAGCCTGCTCGAAGTCCGGAGGAAGAGGGGCCGTGAAGGTGTGCCATTCGCTCGTCATGGGGTGTGCGAACGACAGTTCGGCGGCGTGGAGGGCCTGCCGGGGAATATACGGTGACATGGGGGCAAGTTCGGGCCCGCCGGCGACAGGTCGAACACGATCGGGTTTCAGTTCCCCGAACGGTCCGTAGAAATCGTCCCCGACGACGGGGTGGCCGATGGTCGACAAGTGGACGCGAATCTGGTGCAGCCGCCCCGTGCGGGGCTTAGCCTTCACCAGAGTATGTCGGGAAAACCGCTCAATCACCTCGAAGCTCGTCTTTGACGCCTTGGCATCAATGGCGTCGGCCTGGCAGGACATCAATGCGCTGGCACCGCTGCGAGCACGCCCAATCGGCAGATCGATCGTCCCGGAATCCTCTTTTAGCACTCCGTCTACGAGTGCCAGATACGATTTCGAAATTCGCTCTCGCTGAAACTGCATGGAGAGCAGCCGATGCGAAAGATGATCTTTGGCCAGAGCGACAACACCACTGGTATCCCGATCCAGCCGATGTACGACCCCCGGCTTGAACTGGCCGGGAAACTGGGCATTCTGATCGAGATAATGCTGGACTGCGTTTGTGAGCGTGCCGGAAGGGTTCTGCCCCGTCGGATGGACAATCAAGCCCGCAGGCTTGTTAACGATGAGCAGCCACTGGTCTTCAAACACGACACCGAACGAAATCTCTTCGGCCGGCATCAGGTTGTCGGGGGGCTCGAGCAGCCGAACCGTAACCACTTCATTGGTAAAGACACGACGTTCCGGGGCAGCCACGACCCCTTCCACGGTGACCTGCCCGGCACGGACCATCCGGTGCATTCGCCACGCGGTGTAGCTGCGAAAATGCTTCACCAGAAATGTGTCGACGCGACATCCCGATAAATAACTTTCAACAACCAGTGTCGCGGAGTGCATGCGGCTGCATATCGCCTGTTTACGTTTTCGTGAATGAGCCGTTCCGACGACGGCTCGTACGGCTATCTTAGCGGATCTTGCCAAATGTGCTGCACTGCACGCGTCTCGTCAATCCTCATTTCTGGGGCGATTCCGTCTTCTCTTTGCTCTCGGCCGAGTCTGTCGGGGGAGATTCCACGAGATCATCGACTTCTTCCACGTCTGCAGCAGGGGGTTCGAGCTCCACTTGTTCCCCCGTCAGACATTCCAGATAAAACCGCAGAATGGGTCGCAGTGGCGTCGCAGGATTCGTCTGCAATGCCTGACGGATCGACTTGCCAGCATCTTCAACCAGGCCCGCTTCCATCTGCACCAGGGCGATCTGGTAAGTCAGATTGGCCCCTTCGAAACGGAGCCCCTGAACCAGTCCGGCGTTCGCATTGATTGATGACGACGGATAGGAATCGGGTCCCATCCACAGCGGGTTCAGCGTAAGGAACGGGAGCGTGTACAAGGCCAGGGGGACGGGCTGCGTTGCCACGGCGCTCCGCTGATCGGTCCACAGTTTGATCGTACGGACATGATTCGCGAGGCAGAGTGCCGTGATCGCCGCGGAATCACGCCACCCGGTCAGCGACGTATCGGTGGCAAAGCCCTCGAGACTTTCGAGCAGGCCCTCGGCATCCACTCCCTGCCCGACTTCCAGCAACCAACTGGCAAGAGCCAGTTTCGCTGGAGGATTCCGTTCGAGATAGATCGCGTCCTCTTCCAGGATTTTAATCGCACTCAGCAAATACCCCATCTGGTAGGCACCACTGGCGACCTGGAACCGGTCAGAACCGTCGTCCAGTCGCTTCGAGATAGCGGATTCGATCTGCGCCATCGGCTCACTCAACTGATCGATCGCGTCGATAATTGCTTCCCGCTCCTGTCGCTGTTCGGTGGTCATCGACTTCGAGTAGGGTCTTAACACCTTGAGCTTATTCAAGAGATTGAGCTGCACATCTCGCTTATCCATCATCTGGTACTGACGCAGCAGCATCTGCAGCGTTCCCGCGTCATCCGGTTCGAGGGCAGCAGCCTGCCGCAGTGCGACGACCGTCTGGTAGTATCTCAACAGGTTGGAACCGCCCGGGGCGTCACCCTGATTCACGATCATCGTTTCGAGTTGCCCCAGCAGCGAATAGCTCATCCCCAGGACGCGATAACCCTCAGCCGAGTTAGGCTCTTCACGCAGACCTTCATTCGCGTGTCGAATCGCCAGGAGCGCACAGGCAGCACGGGCCGAGTTGGGCATCCCCCCCGTCAGTGTTCCCAGTTGGATGAAGTGCTGACCTGCCTGGACCCCGGCCGGAATTGTCGGTCGCCGCAGCGAGAACAGGTTGTCGTAGGTCGTCGCCGGTTTTGACCACTCTCGAGTCAGATCTTCCGTGTTCACCGCGGGGGTACGAAAGCCCCACTTTACAAGGTCGAAGGGGTGATCCTTGCGATAATTCGTCGTCAAAGGGTCAGTCGTATCGGTCCGAACGAAGATCGCGGTGGCCGACTTCAAACTGGCCAGCTCGAATTCGTCGGACGACAACAGTGAGAAAAATGTGGGATAGTCAGGGGGTGGAACAGGTCCGTTCAGACGTGGCCAGGCCTGGCGAAGTTGATATTTGTCGAACGTCGCTTTCCAGACCTCCGGTTCACCGCTTCCAATCACATTATCCTGCTTCTGTCGCAGTGCCTTACGTGTCCGGTTGTGCAGATCGAGTAAATTGCTGGTTCCCTTGCCGAAATACAGTCCTGCCCGGCTGTCCACGAATGGCTTCACGCCACCCCAGATCATCAGGTCACCCTGCCGCAACGAGAAGTTAAAGGGGGTCTGGTCGACGAGATCCGCAGTGATGTCCTGATACTCGGACATGGCCGCGGCGAGATGGCTGTCGAATCCCATGCCGGTCCGTTTGCCCGCCGGGCCGTCCAGCCGGCCGCTCAGAATCAGCCAGGCAAACGCAAAGAAACTGAGAACGGTTACCGCCCGCCCACCACGAGAAAACAAGAGCTCTCGCCAGTCGATGGAATAGACCTGGCCGAATCGATCGCGGTACCACTCCTGGGCGTTCACCGTACAGATGACGCAGTTGACCAGACTGGCGACGGCCAGCTCGTGCATCGCGAACAGGCTGAGCACATTGACGCTCAGAAACGCCAGATAGTGGGAGACACGCACACGGGACCTGTTCAACAGCATCGTCACGATCGTCATGCCAAACAGCACCAGCGTGGCGATGGAACGGTGATTGATCGTTCGCCAGAAGAAGGGCTTGACGAGGGGATGATAAATCTGATCCGCCACAGAAGGTTGCGGGTAGGCAAACCGGAAGGCGGGATACTCGGTCGAGTACAACCGCAGCGGGGCCAGCCAGACTTCATAGGTGAAGGGATGAACGGCCATCACAATGAAGCTGGCGGCAGTGACCTGCGTGAGTCGACGGCGTAATCCCGTCCCCGAAGCACTATCCGAAAGCCATTCACCCGCCGTCCAGGCAAGAATCAACAGGAATCCAATCCAGGCACGCGGGTCGAGCTGAGCCCAGACCAGCAGCGTTGGCACGAGTAACCAGACGCGGCCTGATTCTTCGCTCTCTTCCGATTTGACCAGTATCCACAGAACCAGACTGACACCCAGCAGGGTGACCAGTTCGGGCTGGATCGTGAACTGGGGATAGCAAACCAGAAGTGCCAGCGCGGCACACAGCGAACCCCACCATGTGCGAATATTCATCCGCAACGCGTGAACCAGCAGACCGAACGTCAAAGCGGCCAGCAGGCCCTGGACGACAGAAAGCCCGATTCCACCACCGATGGCGTAGAAACCGGCACTGACGACGTCGAACAACCACGAGAGATTCACCCAGCGTCGCTCGCTGGCCGTATACGAGAAGACATCTTTGGCCGGCGGCAGCAAACCGTTTTGCAGGAGATACTGACCCGTCTTCAGATGGACCAGCGTCCGGGTCTCGCTGATCTGCGAAATTCCCAAAAGCAGCGCCAAACCGACGACGACCCAGCGCAACACGAAATCGCCACGGATCGCTTCGTCTTCCACAAGTTCCGGCGTTAGCGGTTCCCATTCGGGCAAACCGTCATCGGCTAACGGATCTTCGGGTGACGGGACTGCGGAGGACTCTGCAGGTGAGGTTGCAGTTTCCGGCAAGGGGTCCGGAGTCGATTTAGGATCAATCGTTTCGTCAGATGATTCGATCACGTTGTCACTCTTGGAAGTGTCGCCACGGACGCCGAAAGATATCGATGGTACGCAGACCGTTTTTCGCGGGTCAACCATCGGGTCCAAAGCGGGCCTACGCCGCCCTGATCGAATTCGTTGGAAGCGATTCCCCGCAACCCGAAATCAGTCCCGCAGAAAATGTTGCTGCTTCGTCAAAGACCAAGAATGTGGTCCCTTCGCATCCGCTGCGGCGACGAGTGAGAAGTCACTTCCCCTCACTCCAGATCGCCCCGAATGGGATACTGTCAGAGAGCCACGTCGGCGAGCCCGCGGCATGGCTGACGAAGACCGGAAATCAGTAACGGACGCCCAGCGAAATAATGGCTGAATCGGCCAGCGTGAAGTTGGGAGAGGGTCCGTTGAATTTGGTCTGCCGGTCGAACACATATCCGACCTCGGCATTGAACGAGTATCGCTGGTGGTCCCAGCGGATGCCGGCCGTCAGACGCTGATCGATGAACTGAGCCCGTTCACTGAGCGTCGGGTCCGAAAGGACAGTCTGCCACGATTCGGCCGTGTACTCATACTGACCATAGACCCAGAAATCGGCTCTGGCCCAGTTTCCCAGGAAATAACTGATTTTCGACGTCGGAAACAGAGCTCGTACTTCCCAACGGTCATCCGGGGTCCAGATGAGTCCCGCGTGTGGCACGAACAGGGTATCGACACGGTCCCAGATGGCGAGTCCCAGCACGACTTTCCAGTGTTCACAGGCAGAATAGGTCAGGATCGCTCTTCCGTCGAAGTTGTAGGCGTTGGCATCCAGGGATGCTCCGTAAGTCTTTACGATCTGTGGATGAAAGGCGATCTGGGCACTCCACGGACCGTCATCGTAGAAACCCAGCATCAGATCACTGGAGAGTTGATCGACGTGCGGGGGAAGTGAAATTCCCCCCGGGCCTTCCCACCAGTGCGCACTGAACCACAACGTGGCGTCGAACAGCAGGCCGGGTGTCAGGACCCTCGCGTACTTGGCGTTGGAATTCCACTCGGTCATCTGCATGGCACCGGTCGTTCCAGATGCCGTGGACGAAGGGAGAAAACTGAACTCGTTGAACGTCGTCCAGCCGAGCCGGTAAGGCTGTGGTCCGTAAGATCCCGTCAGCATCTGCCAGCCGTACGGGTCAAAGTAGTTTTCAAGTATCGGATATTTGTACGGGGATAGCGGATTCATCTCCGACAGCCGCTTCTGGATCCAGGGGTCCTGCCAGACGGCATCGATCGGATAGAAGACCGGAGGGCCCTGTGGATAGCCGTAGACCGGTTGGCCTGTATAGATGGGCTGACCGGGCAACACCTGTTGCCCCTGCGGAAACCCATACGACGGATCTGCATAGGATTCAGGGACCAGCGGCTGCCCCGTCACCGAATCTGCGATCTGGGCGTGCTCATGCTCAAACACGACGTAGGGGTCGGCAGCAGAAATTGCAACGGCGAGAATCAGTGACGTGAGCATAACAGGCGATTTGTAACCGGAATCGCAAAACCGGTAGAGATGAATTTTTGGGCTCAACCCTCGCCGTCGGTGAATCCGAATCC is from Schlesneria sp. DSM 10557 and encodes:
- a CDS encoding protein kinase, which codes for MTTSAGPDHLDQNERCLQENPVEASDSTLHTGNQAGLTPLKRGSKKTRLHLQHSQAGAIVFAAVNITDLAEREKFIEAACHHDAELRIEIERVFHNHFAPDSPFFTAQTALLDAEEPPTGEVPPRQPQEFVGPYQLLMEIGEGGMGKVFLAEQFVPIRRRVALKMIKPGMNSSEVIGRFDVERQALAQMEHPFIAMVLDAGVSQSGTPYFVMEYVQGLQITEYCDVQKLSLSDRVRLFIDVCYGIKHAHQKGIIHRDLKSSNVLVTSLDGCPVPKIIDFGIAKAVSQAQISRSVHTSISQVVGTALYMSPEQARISPDIDTRSDVYSLGVLLYELLTGSLPVGREILALYGEEEVRRIVREEDPPLPSNRPASLALETCARIAANRGLTPQALRHSLQGDLDNIVMKALEKEPDQRYESASSLAEDLHRYLKHEPVLASPPSRLYRAKKFFRRKRGAILTSAAVALSLFLGLGIAAWQAIRANFNADQFIAQEALTANQSRLTREQRLRAEVAEAEHRKVFERAQELVYASSVSLASRHLQTGDSEQANRLLEAWIPTQGTTDRRGIEWHLLRGQRSNFGEELLQLGHDVSSVRISPDNTYLVTGTDGGLIWKYSLVENRPLDCWISRLEDIRRMAFNENGSLLAIVSYQAEVVVLDTKSGETVLRCPPPEFPTKNAAACFFRGSLLTSGNRNHISVWDLDTGHRSHLWSMPCELILDIACTGDQSFLAVLCDYGTDEMIRVNLMTEVGQTVPTRLIPLGFQPNSIAIHPDSKHIAVGGVRGELEIWDSRTSVQIRKWTLVEKLNELSFSPDGKFLAVAERSGAIHVVDWRNAEKPSVDQNHRGYFHWAAHPRPARSVVFTADGRHVISAGFDGRVIKWPRVKNPTARLTVGEKPWDMVTLPSMAALASFCDERLQLHSLADLQPVTEITLSSEHGPICAAVASASGNRLAVSTRSKTILVGKTEPHLTLLPVAKETSQGNNPPIVSFLSDEVTLVGIDTFPELRVQAWNCDNRQRLFSYSLSNVVPHRLTFDGNDTMWTVTDSSLLQIKLRTGEILRKLPIQGRDAGRIAASGDGQMLAVTYSDRRIELVDADSHAVQSTIFGHVGTVEKLLFTNDGKTLLALDAGHNLRFWNVSTGTELLSWHFPVRAFDLSSDNKTLTIFYEDQFERFDLTSRE
- a CDS encoding SDR family NAD(P)-dependent oxidoreductase, with product MKSIRGKQALVTGGASGLGRGIALALAREGADVYLWDVNAEGMAAVGDEIRALGVSSASRKVDLTKPAEITAAVTALTEEWGGVDILVNNAGVAFYGPTHTMTAEQWDWLMGINLLAPIQITRELLPSLLERPEGHILNICSIAGLVAGGRFAGYHTSKFGLIGFSESLRAEYGRRGLHVTSLCPGPVKTDLYRKCATSKERKTVPEPPQWVCTTVEAVARKAIRAIRYNHRMPLVGLLAHFLWNMKWMAPGFLDFLNHLSRKKRTVPNTIESRPTENASLKRAA
- a CDS encoding RluA family pseudouridine synthase; amino-acid sequence: MHSATLVVESYLSGCRVDTFLVKHFRSYTAWRMHRMVRAGQVTVEGVVAAPERRVFTNEVVTVRLLEPPDNLMPAEEISFGVVFEDQWLLIVNKPAGLIVHPTGQNPSGTLTNAVQHYLDQNAQFPGQFKPGVVHRLDRDTSGVVALAKDHLSHRLLSMQFQRERISKSYLALVDGVLKEDSGTIDLPIGRARSGASALMSCQADAIDAKASKTSFEVIERFSRHTLVKAKPRTGRLHQIRVHLSTIGHPVVGDDFYGPFGELKPDRVRPVAGGPELAPMSPYIPRQALHAAELSFAHPMTSEWHTFTAPLPPDFEQALDLVRAI